A region from the Lytechinus variegatus isolate NC3 chromosome 6, Lvar_3.0, whole genome shotgun sequence genome encodes:
- the LOC121417435 gene encoding uncharacterized protein LOC121417435 isoform X2 codes for MRISTCGIGMGIVSLSALTVYLGECYGWRGGTLVLGALVGNIIPCAAAVRFSATSGWRRVDNCRPGQGDVVGEGEGIPGTSCIRGVVMGEEEESDSDSSVSDTSRRESHPLIDGAPSCGVEGGRKSTTLKGTTEQLDRDCELPNGILRRIVSGIQESDFYTDPAFNFFFIAMFLVSLGYCGWHSLIVPNALERGFNVQENLILLSFSAAVGGISGRVVVGLLCDNRFSPVTVYLVCTVLDIASLLCDVFLSTLYLIIVATCIRAGTIGGRAILGTLAARERASLGKKDVVFATGPFCMGIGTLLGDLYSDKIPDITSSYDVTWWLVAGIFLEIVIFITVLVPLIVQKR; via the exons ATGCG CATCTCGACTTGTGGAATAGGGATGGGGATCGTGAGCCTGTCGGCCTTGACTGTATACCTCGGGGAGTGTTACGGCTGGAGGGGCGGTACTCTGGTCCTTGGTGCACTTGTGGGTAACATCATACCCTGTGCTGCTGCCGTGAGATTCTCGGCAACTTCCGGTTGGAGGAGAGTGGACAATTGCAGACCCGGACAAGGAGATGTCGTGGGGGAAGGTGAAGGTATTCCTGGTACTTCTTGTATTCGCGGTGTAGTAATGGGTGAGGAAGAAGAGTCCGATTCAGACAGCAGTGTGAGTGACACCTCGCGGAGAGAATCGCATCCTTTAATTGATGGGGCGCCCTCATGTGGTGTAGAGGGTGGTAGAAAATCTACGACACTGAAAGGAACCACTGAGCAACTGGACAGGGATTGTGAGTTACCAAACGGTATCCTTCGCAGGATAGTGTCAGGTATTCAGGAGTCTGATTTTTACACCGATCCCGCGTTCAATTTCTTCTTTATAGCAATGTTTCTTGTGTCCCTTGGGTACTGCGGCTGGCATTCCTTAATCGTTCCCAACGCTTTAGAAAGGGGATTCAACGTACAAGAAAACCTTATTCTTCTATCGTTCTCTGCAGCGGTCGGTGGCATCAGCGGAAGGGTTGTCGTCGGTCTCCTTTGCGACAATCGATTCAGTCCTGTCACCGTTTACCTCGTATGCACTGTTCTTGATATAGCCTCCCTACTGTGTGACGTCTTTTTATCTACTCTCTATTTGATTATTGTGGCGACATGCATTCGAGCAGGAACAATTGGAGGAAGGGCAATATTGGGAACTCTAGCAGCTCGCGAGAGGGCGTCTCTCGGCAAGAAGGATGTTGTTTTCGCCACTGGACCGTTTTGCATGGGTATAGGAACGTTGCTTGGAGACCTCTATTCAG ATAAAATACCTGATATAACATCCTCCTATGACGTCACGTGGTGGTTAGTGGCTGGTATCTTCCTGGAGATAGTCATCTTCATTACTGTATTGGTACCCTTGATTGTACAGAAGAGATGA